One part of the Thermococcus litoralis DSM 5473 genome encodes these proteins:
- a CDS encoding helix-turn-helix transcriptional regulator — MKNRLRELREERGLTQEELAKALGVTRQTIIAIERGKYDPSLRLAFKIARFFNVKIEDIFIYEGGKNEDR; from the coding sequence ATGAAGAACCGTCTCCGCGAGCTCAGGGAAGAGAGAGGACTAACGCAAGAGGAGCTTGCCAAAGCCCTTGGCGTCACGAGGCAGACGATAATAGCAATCGAAAGGGGAAAATACGACCCATCTTTAAGGTTAGCCTTTAAGATAGCGAGGTTTTTTAACGTTAAGATTGAAGATATTTTCATCTACGAGGGTGGGAAAAATGAGGATAGGTGA
- a CDS encoding ABC transporter ATP-binding protein gives MKAVLVENLEKDYGKVKALKGISFEIKEGEIFGLIGPNGAGKSTTLKILATLLTPTGGRAEVFGHDVVKEGDEVRKLISYLPEEAGAYKNLKGIEYLQFMAKLYAKTGKSHEEMLKLGIKLSGLGDRLNDKISTYSKGMTRKLLLARALMVEPKLAILDEPASGLDIINAYSIRQTIKSFAREEGITFLVSSHNMLEVEFLCDRVALINRGVIVEIGTPKELKEKYEAENLEEVFMSIIQTGGGGV, from the coding sequence ATGAAGGCAGTTCTCGTAGAAAACCTTGAGAAGGACTACGGAAAAGTCAAAGCTCTCAAAGGAATAAGCTTCGAGATTAAAGAGGGAGAAATCTTCGGTCTCATTGGCCCCAACGGCGCTGGAAAGAGCACAACGCTCAAGATTCTAGCAACTTTATTAACTCCAACGGGAGGAAGGGCTGAAGTTTTTGGCCACGATGTAGTTAAAGAGGGGGATGAAGTAAGGAAGCTCATAAGCTACCTTCCGGAGGAAGCCGGGGCTTATAAGAACCTCAAGGGGATTGAGTACCTCCAGTTCATGGCAAAGCTCTATGCTAAAACGGGAAAGAGCCATGAAGAGATGCTTAAGCTTGGTATAAAGCTTAGTGGTCTTGGAGATAGGCTGAACGACAAAATTTCCACGTACTCAAAGGGTATGACGAGAAAGCTTTTGCTTGCGAGGGCTTTGATGGTTGAGCCTAAGCTTGCCATTCTGGATGAGCCGGCAAGCGGGCTGGACATAATAAACGCATACTCCATAAGGCAGACGATAAAGAGCTTTGCAAGAGAGGAGGGGATAACATTTCTAGTCTCGAGTCACAACATGCTTGAGGTAGAGTTTCTCTGTGATAGGGTTGCTCTGATAAACCGTGGTGTGATAGTTGAGATCGGAACCCCAAAAGAGCTGAAGGAAAAATACGAAGCGGAAAACCTCGAAGAGGTCTTTATGTCCATAATCCAAACGGGCGGTGGAGGTGTTTGA
- a CDS encoding ABC transporter permease, with translation MSDFWILVMKELKDLLRDKGLIFGIIIVPLIIYPALGQMMQVGFEQAQEETKVVLVNLDEGQYGDLLIKALETAPNVTLTKIDALSIDEAIRKAQEKNYNMIVIIPKNFSKAIENNQKAQVEVYGIIKGISGGMREAVSEGRINAVLTVLNEYLAKLKIQQNIEGDPEAILRPIDAKSFTVIKGRIVAVPPSLVANIIASQSFSMPIVIFIMIILVAQMSAGSMAMEKENKTLETLLTLPVKRITIVAGKMVGTAVIGIIAAIAYMIGMRNYLGSLTSSAQVGISLEDLGLTVTPQGAALFVLIMFLAMIFALSFAMLLAVFAEDTKSANTVVSAGIMPLAFPTFILMFADIETLPLAIKYLLLAIPFSHPILASRAMLMGEYSTMYASAIYLGAISVLTLFVTARFFTTEKILTAKLRFRRRG, from the coding sequence ATGAGCGACTTCTGGATACTTGTAATGAAAGAACTCAAAGACCTTCTGAGGGACAAGGGGCTCATCTTTGGCATAATAATAGTTCCTCTAATCATATATCCCGCCTTGGGACAGATGATGCAGGTAGGTTTTGAACAGGCTCAAGAGGAAACTAAAGTTGTATTGGTGAACCTTGATGAAGGTCAATACGGCGATCTGCTGATCAAAGCTTTAGAAACTGCCCCCAATGTGACTTTAACCAAGATAGATGCCTTGAGCATTGATGAAGCTATCAGGAAAGCTCAAGAGAAAAACTACAACATGATTGTAATAATTCCGAAGAACTTTTCAAAGGCTATAGAAAACAACCAAAAAGCTCAAGTTGAGGTGTACGGCATAATCAAGGGGATAAGTGGAGGCATGAGGGAAGCGGTAAGCGAAGGTAGAATAAACGCTGTGCTGACAGTTCTCAACGAGTATCTCGCGAAGCTAAAGATACAGCAGAACATAGAAGGTGACCCGGAGGCTATTCTAAGACCAATAGACGCAAAAAGCTTCACCGTAATTAAGGGGCGCATTGTTGCCGTTCCACCCTCGTTGGTAGCGAACATTATAGCATCTCAGTCTTTTTCTATGCCTATCGTAATATTCATAATGATAATATTGGTTGCTCAAATGTCAGCCGGGAGCATGGCTATGGAAAAGGAGAACAAAACTCTCGAAACCCTCCTAACTCTGCCCGTGAAAAGGATAACTATTGTGGCTGGAAAAATGGTAGGAACGGCTGTAATAGGCATAATAGCGGCAATAGCCTATATGATAGGTATGAGAAACTATCTCGGGAGCTTGACTTCTTCAGCCCAAGTTGGGATTTCCCTTGAAGACCTTGGACTGACGGTTACTCCACAAGGGGCGGCACTTTTTGTTCTTATAATGTTCCTAGCGATGATATTCGCCTTGAGCTTCGCGATGCTGCTTGCTGTTTTTGCAGAGGACACAAAGAGCGCAAACACCGTAGTAAGTGCGGGAATAATGCCGCTGGCATTTCCTACGTTCATACTCATGTTTGCAGACATAGAAACTTTGCCTTTGGCAATCAAGTATCTTTTGCTAGCAATCCCCTTCAGCCACCCGATATTGGCTTCTAGGGCAATGCTTATGGGAGAATATTCCACAATGTATGCCAGTGCAATCTATTTAGGAGCTATATCAGTACTGACGCTCTTTGTAACCGCAAGGTTTTTCACAACAGAAAAAATCCTCACGGCAAAGCTAAGATTTAGGAGAAGAGGGTAA
- a CDS encoding pyruvate/ketoisovalerate ferredoxin oxidoreductase subunit gamma, with amino-acid sequence MIEIRFHGRGGQGAVTAANILAEAAFLEGKYVQAFPFFGVERRGAPVTAFTRIDDKPIRIKTQIYEPDVVVVLDPSLLDTVDVTAGLKEGGMVIVNTEKTKEEVLEKLKKKPAKLALVDATTIALEILGLPITNTSILGAVAKATGIVKIESVEEAIKDTFSGELGKKNAKAAREAFEKTVVYEL; translated from the coding sequence ATGATAGAGATTCGTTTTCACGGTAGAGGTGGACAAGGTGCAGTTACAGCCGCAAACATTCTAGCCGAGGCAGCTTTCTTAGAGGGCAAGTACGTCCAAGCGTTCCCGTTCTTTGGTGTTGAAAGAAGAGGTGCTCCAGTTACAGCTTTCACAAGAATTGACGACAAGCCAATTAGAATCAAGACCCAGATTTATGAGCCAGATGTTGTAGTTGTCCTTGATCCCTCTCTCTTGGATACGGTTGACGTTACGGCCGGTCTTAAAGAGGGAGGAATGGTAATTGTAAACACCGAGAAAACCAAGGAGGAAGTCCTCGAGAAGCTCAAGAAGAAGCCAGCCAAACTGGCACTCGTTGACGCTACAACAATAGCCCTTGAAATTCTTGGCCTGCCAATTACAAATACCTCAATTCTCGGTGCTGTTGCAAAAGCAACTGGGATAGTTAAGATAGAAAGCGTGGAAGAGGCTATCAAGGATACTTTCTCCGGAGAGCTTGGCAAAAAGAACGCCAAGGCTGCAAGGGAAGCCTTTGAGAAGACTGTTGTTTACGAGCTTTAA
- a CDS encoding 3-methyl-2-oxobutanoate dehydrogenase subunit delta, whose translation MNTLFGEKKAKAEKMVFKSVDEYPEAPITLGTTLSNFTGDWRTFMPVIDESKCIKCYICWKFCPEPAIYIKEDGYTAVDYDYCKGCGICANECPTKAISMVREEK comes from the coding sequence TTGAATACTTTATTCGGGGAGAAGAAGGCAAAAGCTGAAAAAATGGTATTTAAGTCCGTTGATGAGTATCCGGAAGCTCCAATAACACTAGGGACGACACTATCAAACTTCACAGGCGATTGGAGAACTTTCATGCCAGTTATCGACGAGAGCAAGTGCATAAAGTGCTACATCTGCTGGAAGTTCTGTCCGGAGCCAGCAATATACATCAAGGAAGACGGATACACTGCGGTAGATTATGACTACTGCAAGGGTTGCGGAATCTGTGCAAACGAGTGCCCAACAAAGGCAATAAGCATGGTAAGAGAAGAGAAGTGA